One part of the Deltaproteobacteria bacterium genome encodes these proteins:
- a CDS encoding DUF507 family protein produces MSRLSDNRIAALSRLMIRALAPEGEGLSERAALVEAKRLLSEHFQRDDKIDETVRRKIASLSRRVVPGSTEWEVLYRRYFEEEAKKYKI; encoded by the coding sequence TCGCCTGTCGGATAACCGTATTGCCGCGCTGTCTCGCTTGATGATACGTGCGCTCGCTCCTGAAGGAGAAGGGCTGAGCGAACGAGCGGCCTTAGTAGAGGCTAAACGCTTGTTATCTGAGCACTTTCAGCGTGATGATAAAATTGACGAGACTGTGCGTCGTAAGATCGCTTCTCTTTCCCGCCGTGTCGTGCCTGGGAGCACCGAGTGGGAGGTGCTCTACCGTCGGTACTTTGAAGAAGAGGCCAAAAAATACAAAATCTAG